A genomic region of Dunckerocampus dactyliophorus isolate RoL2022-P2 chromosome 10, RoL_Ddac_1.1, whole genome shotgun sequence contains the following coding sequences:
- the LOC129188679 gene encoding ankyrin repeat and MYND domain-containing protein 1-like isoform X3, with amino-acid sequence MSTRDGVAVVRAANANIGVRQGFGVQESPDGSKYEGVFLDGLKHGSGRYTWNSGEFYEGSFYKDYRHGDGVYYWPSGNKFIGKFYLNWREGYGKHLYPDGATFKGLYHADQRFGPGVLSEPSGHQDVGIWNGKYLIQLCNTVEDSFSLKSIPEYADYLAQTTASHSLCQPPQTVISDLREHARTDFEVDQDDNLLYDANTIIPSGIEHYSTDSDHLPFPPEKRRELDQHFYGQLWEPDDHPYQGYKREPLSTLPLKTQMLALIHKHRRLAENLDWDVEAVLSLKRDRFGDKGPLEVTSELLIQQAARGERQAVLKILMDGLVHPDVADSHGHTALMAATINSRNDVIHLLLDMGAEIDKLNFEGMSALSVCHILYYPFRSLCMFAESLTKSQDITGELSLTENQSSGNQRNAQPPEGPNQQDGDKALTPAQTFASCCSMYSYNIEVTEEVLQAAVEALSRTGFPQHFDTQETARRMAAVKFMHRARLTTLYLLLDRGADPNKCRLPLPVLFLAIMAGDTETVRRLLLCGAHTGISLPDEIKGLYPLHMATALPGPEGPKIIELLLHALSDPDARAGDQDEIYLQDMVCMIIFKLLKKMMYVFTVLQDSMTVKKQWWTENPCPEEGGRTPLHVACQRNTDHSNATKVVSILLSHSARTDLLWSGHSPLSLAISSGNDMAVAELLKGGADPNIPLSQGVGSALCALDMLEKAGADILMPVQVGDIKGTAVDYAHHSFNQDLRIANTPFHTLNMEERETFKTRRHLLGIMGDLLREAAVQREKEQFETEKRLLQNSEGATVANDNKPPMAMKQRKLFKFCYHCGRSAAVTLTACTRCHKVLYCSTYCKLKAWNKGHKEECVRETLE; translated from the exons ATGTCAACCCGCGATGGTGTTGCTGTGGTTAGGGCGGCGAATGCGAACATAGGAGTACGACAGGGATTTGGCGTTCAGGAGTCTCCCGACGGCTCCAAATATGAAGGAGTGTTTCTTGATGGCCTTAAACACGGCAGCGGAAGATACACCTGGAACAGTGGAGAG TTCTATGAGGGCTCTTTCTACAAAGACTACAGACATGGTGATGGAGTGTATTATTGGCCATCAGGCAACAAATTCATTGGCAAATTCTACCTCAACTGGAGAGAAGGATATGGGAAACATCTGTATCCTGATGGTGCCACATTTAAG GGTTTGTACCATGCTGACCAGAGGTTCGGTCCAGGTGTGCTGAGTGAACCATCAGGACATCAGGATGTGGGTATTTGGAATGGGAAATATTTGATCCAACTATGTAACACTGTGGAAGACAGCTTCAGCCTGAAAAGCATTCCTGAATATGCGGACTACTTGGCGCAAACTACTGCCTCACATTCTCTATGTCAG CCTCCTCAAACAGTTATCTCTGATCTTCGTGAACATGCCAGGACAGATTTTGAG GTAGACCAAGATGACAATTTGTTATATGATGCCAATACGATTATCCCTTCTGGAATTGAGCATTATTCTACGGATAGTGACCACCTACCATTCCCCCCGGAGAAAAGAAGAGAGTTGGACcaacatttttatggacagcTGTGGGAGCCAGATGATCATCCATACCAAGGTTACAAAAGAGAACCACTCTCCACTCTGCCCTTAAAAACCCAAATGTTGGctctcattcacaaacacag ACGACTGGCGGAAAACTTGGATTGGGATGTTGAAGCTGTTCTTTCGTTAAAAAGGGACAGATTTGGTGATAAGGGGCCTTTGGAAGTCACATCAGAACTGTTGATCCAGCAGGCTGCCAGAGGAGAACGACAAGCTGTTTTAAAGATTCTTATGGATGGCCTCGTTCACCCTGATGTAGCAGATTCTCACGGACACACTGCACTTATGGCTGCCACA atTAACTCCAGAAATGATGTGATTCACCTGTTGTTGGATATGGGTGCTGAAATTGACAAGTTAAATTTTGAGGGCATGTCAGCCTTGTCTGTATGTCATATCCTCTACTATCCTTTTCGGTCTTTGTGCATGTTTGCTGAATCTCTAACCAAATCGCAG GACATCACTGGTGAGTTGAGTCTTACAGAAAATCAATCCAGTGGTAATCAGAGGAATGCACAACCACCAGAAGGCCCAAATCAG cAGGATGGTGACAAAGCCCTGACTCCAGCACAAACATTTGCCTCCTGCTGTTCCATGTACAGCTACAACATAGAAGTCACAGAGGAAGTTCTGCAGGCTGCAGTTGAAGCTCTGAGTCGCACTGGGTTCCCTCAGCATTTTGATACTCAGGAGACTGCGCGTAGAATGGCCGCAGTGAAGTTCAT GCACCGTGCTCGTTTGACCACACTATATCTCCTATTGGATCGAGGCGCTGACCCCAATAAATGCAGACTTCCCTTGCCTGTCCTTTTTCTGGCCATTATGGCGGGAGATACTGAGACTGTCAGAAGACTTCTGCTGTGTGGAGCTCACACTGGTATTTCTCTCCCAGATGAG ATAAAAGGACTTTATCCTCTGCACATGGCTACAGCACTGCCAGGCCCAGAAGGTCCCAAAATCATAGAACTGCTGTTACATGCATTATCCGATCCAGATGCACGGGCTGGTGACCAGGATGAGATTTACCTACAAGATATGGTGTGTATGATCATATTtaaattgctaaaaaaaatgatgtatgTCTTCACTGTTTTGCAGGATTCCATGACGGTAAAAAAACAATGGTGGACCGAGAATCCATGTCCTGAAGAGGGAGGTCGAACACCTCTGCACGTGGCCTGCCAAAGAAACACTGATCACAGT AATGCAACCAAGGTGGTATCCATATTGCTCTCACACAGTGCCAGGACAGACCTCCTTTGGAGTGGACATTCACCTCTTTCCTTAGCAATATCAAGTGGCAATGACATG GCAGTGGCAGAGCTCTTGAAAGGAGGTGCAGATCCCAACATTCCCTTGAGTCAAGGAGTGGGCAGTGCCCTTTGTGCA TTGGACATGTTAGAAAAGGCTGGTGCTGACATATTGATGCCAGTTCAGGTGGGTGATATCAAGGGGACTGCAGTTGACTATGCACACCACTCTTTTAACCAG GACTTGCGTATTGCCAACACACCCTTCCATACTCTCAATATGGAGGAGAGAGAAACATTCAAAACACGGCGCCACCTACTGGGCATCATGGGAGATCTGCTGAGAGAGGCAGCTGTTCAGAGAGAGAAGGAGCAATTTGAGACAGAAAAGCGCCTTTTACAGAATA GTGAGGGTGCAACTGTTGCCAATGACAACAAACCTCCCATGGCAATGAAACAAAG GAAACTATTTAAGTTCTGCTACCATTGTGGTCGCTCTGCAGCGGTGACACTAACTGCCTGTACTCGTTGCCACAAGGTTCTTTACTGCTCAACGTACTGTAAACTAAAAGCATGGAATAAGGGACACAAGGAGGAGTGTGTCCGGGAGACTCTGGAATAG
- the LOC129188679 gene encoding ankyrin repeat and MYND domain-containing protein 1-like isoform X1, producing the protein MSTRDGVAVVRAANANIGVRQGFGVQESPDGSKYEGVFLDGLKHGSGRYTWNSGEFYEGSFYKDYRHGDGVYYWPSGNKFIGKFYLNWREGYGKHLYPDGATFKGLYHADQRFGPGVLSEPSGHQDVGIWNGKYLIQLCNTVEDSFSLKSIPEYADYLAQTTASHSLCQPPQTVISDLREHARTDFEVDQDDNLLYDANTIIPSGIEHYSTDSDHLPFPPEKRRELDQHFYGQLWEPDDHPYQGYKREPLSTLPLKTQMLALIHKHRRLAENLDWDVEAVLSLKRDRFGDKGPLEVTSELLIQQAARGERQAVLKILMDGLVHPDVADSHGHTALMAATINSRNDVIHLLLDMGAEIDKLNFEGMSALSVCHILYYPFRSLCMFAESLTKSQDITGELSLTENQSSGNQRNAQPPEGPNQQDGDKALTPAQTFASCCSMYSYNIEVTEEVLQAAVEALSRTGFPQHFDTQETARRMAAVKFMHRARLTTLYLLLDRGADPNKCRLPLPVLFLAIMAGDTETVRRLLLCGAHTGISLPDEIKGLYPLHMATALPGPEGPKIIELLLHALSDPDARAGDQDEIYLQDMVCMIIFKLLKKMMYVFTVLQDSMTVKKQWWTENPCPEEGGRTPLHVACQRNTDHSNATKVVSILLSHSARTDLLWSGHSPLSLAISSGNDMAVAELLKGGADPNIPLSQGVGSALCAVSNFSYNLDDQRVKLLDMLEKAGADILMPVQVGDIKGTAVDYAHHSFNQDLRIANTPFHTLNMEERETFKTRRHLLGIMGDLLREAAVQREKEQFETEKRLLQNSEGATVANDNKPPMAMKQRKLFKFCYHCGRSAAVTLTACTRCHKVLYCSTYCKLKAWNKGHKEECVRETLE; encoded by the exons ATGTCAACCCGCGATGGTGTTGCTGTGGTTAGGGCGGCGAATGCGAACATAGGAGTACGACAGGGATTTGGCGTTCAGGAGTCTCCCGACGGCTCCAAATATGAAGGAGTGTTTCTTGATGGCCTTAAACACGGCAGCGGAAGATACACCTGGAACAGTGGAGAG TTCTATGAGGGCTCTTTCTACAAAGACTACAGACATGGTGATGGAGTGTATTATTGGCCATCAGGCAACAAATTCATTGGCAAATTCTACCTCAACTGGAGAGAAGGATATGGGAAACATCTGTATCCTGATGGTGCCACATTTAAG GGTTTGTACCATGCTGACCAGAGGTTCGGTCCAGGTGTGCTGAGTGAACCATCAGGACATCAGGATGTGGGTATTTGGAATGGGAAATATTTGATCCAACTATGTAACACTGTGGAAGACAGCTTCAGCCTGAAAAGCATTCCTGAATATGCGGACTACTTGGCGCAAACTACTGCCTCACATTCTCTATGTCAG CCTCCTCAAACAGTTATCTCTGATCTTCGTGAACATGCCAGGACAGATTTTGAG GTAGACCAAGATGACAATTTGTTATATGATGCCAATACGATTATCCCTTCTGGAATTGAGCATTATTCTACGGATAGTGACCACCTACCATTCCCCCCGGAGAAAAGAAGAGAGTTGGACcaacatttttatggacagcTGTGGGAGCCAGATGATCATCCATACCAAGGTTACAAAAGAGAACCACTCTCCACTCTGCCCTTAAAAACCCAAATGTTGGctctcattcacaaacacag ACGACTGGCGGAAAACTTGGATTGGGATGTTGAAGCTGTTCTTTCGTTAAAAAGGGACAGATTTGGTGATAAGGGGCCTTTGGAAGTCACATCAGAACTGTTGATCCAGCAGGCTGCCAGAGGAGAACGACAAGCTGTTTTAAAGATTCTTATGGATGGCCTCGTTCACCCTGATGTAGCAGATTCTCACGGACACACTGCACTTATGGCTGCCACA atTAACTCCAGAAATGATGTGATTCACCTGTTGTTGGATATGGGTGCTGAAATTGACAAGTTAAATTTTGAGGGCATGTCAGCCTTGTCTGTATGTCATATCCTCTACTATCCTTTTCGGTCTTTGTGCATGTTTGCTGAATCTCTAACCAAATCGCAG GACATCACTGGTGAGTTGAGTCTTACAGAAAATCAATCCAGTGGTAATCAGAGGAATGCACAACCACCAGAAGGCCCAAATCAG cAGGATGGTGACAAAGCCCTGACTCCAGCACAAACATTTGCCTCCTGCTGTTCCATGTACAGCTACAACATAGAAGTCACAGAGGAAGTTCTGCAGGCTGCAGTTGAAGCTCTGAGTCGCACTGGGTTCCCTCAGCATTTTGATACTCAGGAGACTGCGCGTAGAATGGCCGCAGTGAAGTTCAT GCACCGTGCTCGTTTGACCACACTATATCTCCTATTGGATCGAGGCGCTGACCCCAATAAATGCAGACTTCCCTTGCCTGTCCTTTTTCTGGCCATTATGGCGGGAGATACTGAGACTGTCAGAAGACTTCTGCTGTGTGGAGCTCACACTGGTATTTCTCTCCCAGATGAG ATAAAAGGACTTTATCCTCTGCACATGGCTACAGCACTGCCAGGCCCAGAAGGTCCCAAAATCATAGAACTGCTGTTACATGCATTATCCGATCCAGATGCACGGGCTGGTGACCAGGATGAGATTTACCTACAAGATATGGTGTGTATGATCATATTtaaattgctaaaaaaaatgatgtatgTCTTCACTGTTTTGCAGGATTCCATGACGGTAAAAAAACAATGGTGGACCGAGAATCCATGTCCTGAAGAGGGAGGTCGAACACCTCTGCACGTGGCCTGCCAAAGAAACACTGATCACAGT AATGCAACCAAGGTGGTATCCATATTGCTCTCACACAGTGCCAGGACAGACCTCCTTTGGAGTGGACATTCACCTCTTTCCTTAGCAATATCAAGTGGCAATGACATG GCAGTGGCAGAGCTCTTGAAAGGAGGTGCAGATCCCAACATTCCCTTGAGTCAAGGAGTGGGCAGTGCCCTTTGTGCAGTCAGTAACTTCAGCTATAATTTGGATGACCAAAGAGTAAAACTG TTGGACATGTTAGAAAAGGCTGGTGCTGACATATTGATGCCAGTTCAGGTGGGTGATATCAAGGGGACTGCAGTTGACTATGCACACCACTCTTTTAACCAG GACTTGCGTATTGCCAACACACCCTTCCATACTCTCAATATGGAGGAGAGAGAAACATTCAAAACACGGCGCCACCTACTGGGCATCATGGGAGATCTGCTGAGAGAGGCAGCTGTTCAGAGAGAGAAGGAGCAATTTGAGACAGAAAAGCGCCTTTTACAGAATA GTGAGGGTGCAACTGTTGCCAATGACAACAAACCTCCCATGGCAATGAAACAAAG GAAACTATTTAAGTTCTGCTACCATTGTGGTCGCTCTGCAGCGGTGACACTAACTGCCTGTACTCGTTGCCACAAGGTTCTTTACTGCTCAACGTACTGTAAACTAAAAGCATGGAATAAGGGACACAAGGAGGAGTGTGTCCGGGAGACTCTGGAATAG
- the LOC129188679 gene encoding ankyrin repeat and MYND domain-containing protein 1-like isoform X9, whose product MRTTWRKLLPHILYVSLLKQLSLIFVNMPGQILSDHLPFPPEKRRELDQHFYGQLWEPDDHPYQGYKREPLSTLPLKTQMLALIHKHRRLAENLDWDVEAVLSLKRDRFGDKGPLEVTSELLIQQAARGERQAVLKILMDGLVHPDVADSHGHTALMAATINSRNDVIHLLLDMGAEIDKLNFEGMSALSVCHILYYPFRSLCMFAESLTKSQDITGELSLTENQSSGNQRNAQPPEGPNQQDGDKALTPAQTFASCCSMYSYNIEVTEEVLQAAVEALSRTGFPQHFDTQETARRMAAVKFMHRARLTTLYLLLDRGADPNKCRLPLPVLFLAIMAGDTETVRRLLLCGAHTGISLPDEIKGLYPLHMATALPGPEGPKIIELLLHALSDPDARAGDQDEIYLQDMVCMIIFKLLKKMMYVFTVLQDSMTVKKQWWTENPCPEEGGRTPLHVACQRNTDHSNATKVVSILLSHSARTDLLWSGHSPLSLAISSGNDMAVAELLKGGADPNIPLSQGVGSALCAVSNFSYNLDDQRVKLLDMLEKAGADILMPVQVGDIKGTAVDYAHHSFNQDLRIANTPFHTLNMEERETFKTRRHLLGIMGDLLREAAVQREKEQFETEKRLLQNSEGATVANDNKPPMAMKQRKLFKFCYHCGRSAAVTLTACTRCHKVLYCSTYCKLKAWNKGHKEECVRETLE is encoded by the exons ATGCGGACTACTTGGCGCAAACTACTGCCTCACATTCTCTATGTCAG CCTCCTCAAACAGTTATCTCTGATCTTCGTGAACATGCCAGGACAGATTTTGAG TGACCACCTACCATTCCCCCCGGAGAAAAGAAGAGAGTTGGACcaacatttttatggacagcTGTGGGAGCCAGATGATCATCCATACCAAGGTTACAAAAGAGAACCACTCTCCACTCTGCCCTTAAAAACCCAAATGTTGGctctcattcacaaacacag ACGACTGGCGGAAAACTTGGATTGGGATGTTGAAGCTGTTCTTTCGTTAAAAAGGGACAGATTTGGTGATAAGGGGCCTTTGGAAGTCACATCAGAACTGTTGATCCAGCAGGCTGCCAGAGGAGAACGACAAGCTGTTTTAAAGATTCTTATGGATGGCCTCGTTCACCCTGATGTAGCAGATTCTCACGGACACACTGCACTTATGGCTGCCACA atTAACTCCAGAAATGATGTGATTCACCTGTTGTTGGATATGGGTGCTGAAATTGACAAGTTAAATTTTGAGGGCATGTCAGCCTTGTCTGTATGTCATATCCTCTACTATCCTTTTCGGTCTTTGTGCATGTTTGCTGAATCTCTAACCAAATCGCAG GACATCACTGGTGAGTTGAGTCTTACAGAAAATCAATCCAGTGGTAATCAGAGGAATGCACAACCACCAGAAGGCCCAAATCAG cAGGATGGTGACAAAGCCCTGACTCCAGCACAAACATTTGCCTCCTGCTGTTCCATGTACAGCTACAACATAGAAGTCACAGAGGAAGTTCTGCAGGCTGCAGTTGAAGCTCTGAGTCGCACTGGGTTCCCTCAGCATTTTGATACTCAGGAGACTGCGCGTAGAATGGCCGCAGTGAAGTTCAT GCACCGTGCTCGTTTGACCACACTATATCTCCTATTGGATCGAGGCGCTGACCCCAATAAATGCAGACTTCCCTTGCCTGTCCTTTTTCTGGCCATTATGGCGGGAGATACTGAGACTGTCAGAAGACTTCTGCTGTGTGGAGCTCACACTGGTATTTCTCTCCCAGATGAG ATAAAAGGACTTTATCCTCTGCACATGGCTACAGCACTGCCAGGCCCAGAAGGTCCCAAAATCATAGAACTGCTGTTACATGCATTATCCGATCCAGATGCACGGGCTGGTGACCAGGATGAGATTTACCTACAAGATATGGTGTGTATGATCATATTtaaattgctaaaaaaaatgatgtatgTCTTCACTGTTTTGCAGGATTCCATGACGGTAAAAAAACAATGGTGGACCGAGAATCCATGTCCTGAAGAGGGAGGTCGAACACCTCTGCACGTGGCCTGCCAAAGAAACACTGATCACAGT AATGCAACCAAGGTGGTATCCATATTGCTCTCACACAGTGCCAGGACAGACCTCCTTTGGAGTGGACATTCACCTCTTTCCTTAGCAATATCAAGTGGCAATGACATG GCAGTGGCAGAGCTCTTGAAAGGAGGTGCAGATCCCAACATTCCCTTGAGTCAAGGAGTGGGCAGTGCCCTTTGTGCAGTCAGTAACTTCAGCTATAATTTGGATGACCAAAGAGTAAAACTG TTGGACATGTTAGAAAAGGCTGGTGCTGACATATTGATGCCAGTTCAGGTGGGTGATATCAAGGGGACTGCAGTTGACTATGCACACCACTCTTTTAACCAG GACTTGCGTATTGCCAACACACCCTTCCATACTCTCAATATGGAGGAGAGAGAAACATTCAAAACACGGCGCCACCTACTGGGCATCATGGGAGATCTGCTGAGAGAGGCAGCTGTTCAGAGAGAGAAGGAGCAATTTGAGACAGAAAAGCGCCTTTTACAGAATA GTGAGGGTGCAACTGTTGCCAATGACAACAAACCTCCCATGGCAATGAAACAAAG GAAACTATTTAAGTTCTGCTACCATTGTGGTCGCTCTGCAGCGGTGACACTAACTGCCTGTACTCGTTGCCACAAGGTTCTTTACTGCTCAACGTACTGTAAACTAAAAGCATGGAATAAGGGACACAAGGAGGAGTGTGTCCGGGAGACTCTGGAATAG
- the LOC129188679 gene encoding ankyrin repeat and MYND domain-containing protein 1-like isoform X7, which produces MSTRDGVAVVRAANANIGVRQGFGVQESPDGSKYEGVFLDGLKHGSGRYTWNSGEFYEGSFYKDYRHGDGVYYWPSGNKFIGKFYLNWREGYGKHLYPDGATFKGLYHADQRFGPGVLSEPSGHQDVGIWNGKYLIQLCNTVEDSFSLKSIPEYADYLAQTTASHSLCQPPQTVISDLREHARTDFETKMTICYMMPIRLSLLELSIILRIVTTYHSPRRKEESWTNIFMDSCGSQMIIHTKAARGERQAVLKILMDGLVHPDVADSHGHTALMAATINSRNDVIHLLLDMGAEIDKLNFEGMSALSVCHILYYPFRSLCMFAESLTKSQDITGELSLTENQSSGNQRNAQPPEGPNQQDGDKALTPAQTFASCCSMYSYNIEVTEEVLQAAVEALSRTGFPQHFDTQETARRMAAVKFMHRARLTTLYLLLDRGADPNKCRLPLPVLFLAIMAGDTETVRRLLLCGAHTGISLPDEIKGLYPLHMATALPGPEGPKIIELLLHALSDPDARAGDQDEIYLQDMVCMIIFKLLKKMMYVFTVLQDSMTVKKQWWTENPCPEEGGRTPLHVACQRNTDHSNATKVVSILLSHSARTDLLWSGHSPLSLAISSGNDMAVAELLKGGADPNIPLSQGVGSALCAVSNFSYNLDDQRVKLLDMLEKAGADILMPVQVGDIKGTAVDYAHHSFNQDLRIANTPFHTLNMEERETFKTRRHLLGIMGDLLREAAVQREKEQFETEKRLLQNSEGATVANDNKPPMAMKQRKLFKFCYHCGRSAAVTLTACTRCHKVLYCSTYCKLKAWNKGHKEECVRETLE; this is translated from the exons ATGTCAACCCGCGATGGTGTTGCTGTGGTTAGGGCGGCGAATGCGAACATAGGAGTACGACAGGGATTTGGCGTTCAGGAGTCTCCCGACGGCTCCAAATATGAAGGAGTGTTTCTTGATGGCCTTAAACACGGCAGCGGAAGATACACCTGGAACAGTGGAGAG TTCTATGAGGGCTCTTTCTACAAAGACTACAGACATGGTGATGGAGTGTATTATTGGCCATCAGGCAACAAATTCATTGGCAAATTCTACCTCAACTGGAGAGAAGGATATGGGAAACATCTGTATCCTGATGGTGCCACATTTAAG GGTTTGTACCATGCTGACCAGAGGTTCGGTCCAGGTGTGCTGAGTGAACCATCAGGACATCAGGATGTGGGTATTTGGAATGGGAAATATTTGATCCAACTATGTAACACTGTGGAAGACAGCTTCAGCCTGAAAAGCATTCCTGAATATGCGGACTACTTGGCGCAAACTACTGCCTCACATTCTCTATGTCAG CCTCCTCAAACAGTTATCTCTGATCTTCGTGAACATGCCAGGACAGATTTTGAG ACCAAGATGACAATTTGTTATATGATGCCAATACGATTATCCCTTCTGGAATTGAGCATTATTCTACGGATAGTGACCACCTACCATTCCCCCCGGAGAAAAGAAGAGAGTTGGACcaacatttttatggacagcTGTGGGAGCCAGATGATCATCCATACCAAG GCTGCCAGAGGAGAACGACAAGCTGTTTTAAAGATTCTTATGGATGGCCTCGTTCACCCTGATGTAGCAGATTCTCACGGACACACTGCACTTATGGCTGCCACA atTAACTCCAGAAATGATGTGATTCACCTGTTGTTGGATATGGGTGCTGAAATTGACAAGTTAAATTTTGAGGGCATGTCAGCCTTGTCTGTATGTCATATCCTCTACTATCCTTTTCGGTCTTTGTGCATGTTTGCTGAATCTCTAACCAAATCGCAG GACATCACTGGTGAGTTGAGTCTTACAGAAAATCAATCCAGTGGTAATCAGAGGAATGCACAACCACCAGAAGGCCCAAATCAG cAGGATGGTGACAAAGCCCTGACTCCAGCACAAACATTTGCCTCCTGCTGTTCCATGTACAGCTACAACATAGAAGTCACAGAGGAAGTTCTGCAGGCTGCAGTTGAAGCTCTGAGTCGCACTGGGTTCCCTCAGCATTTTGATACTCAGGAGACTGCGCGTAGAATGGCCGCAGTGAAGTTCAT GCACCGTGCTCGTTTGACCACACTATATCTCCTATTGGATCGAGGCGCTGACCCCAATAAATGCAGACTTCCCTTGCCTGTCCTTTTTCTGGCCATTATGGCGGGAGATACTGAGACTGTCAGAAGACTTCTGCTGTGTGGAGCTCACACTGGTATTTCTCTCCCAGATGAG ATAAAAGGACTTTATCCTCTGCACATGGCTACAGCACTGCCAGGCCCAGAAGGTCCCAAAATCATAGAACTGCTGTTACATGCATTATCCGATCCAGATGCACGGGCTGGTGACCAGGATGAGATTTACCTACAAGATATGGTGTGTATGATCATATTtaaattgctaaaaaaaatgatgtatgTCTTCACTGTTTTGCAGGATTCCATGACGGTAAAAAAACAATGGTGGACCGAGAATCCATGTCCTGAAGAGGGAGGTCGAACACCTCTGCACGTGGCCTGCCAAAGAAACACTGATCACAGT AATGCAACCAAGGTGGTATCCATATTGCTCTCACACAGTGCCAGGACAGACCTCCTTTGGAGTGGACATTCACCTCTTTCCTTAGCAATATCAAGTGGCAATGACATG GCAGTGGCAGAGCTCTTGAAAGGAGGTGCAGATCCCAACATTCCCTTGAGTCAAGGAGTGGGCAGTGCCCTTTGTGCAGTCAGTAACTTCAGCTATAATTTGGATGACCAAAGAGTAAAACTG TTGGACATGTTAGAAAAGGCTGGTGCTGACATATTGATGCCAGTTCAGGTGGGTGATATCAAGGGGACTGCAGTTGACTATGCACACCACTCTTTTAACCAG GACTTGCGTATTGCCAACACACCCTTCCATACTCTCAATATGGAGGAGAGAGAAACATTCAAAACACGGCGCCACCTACTGGGCATCATGGGAGATCTGCTGAGAGAGGCAGCTGTTCAGAGAGAGAAGGAGCAATTTGAGACAGAAAAGCGCCTTTTACAGAATA GTGAGGGTGCAACTGTTGCCAATGACAACAAACCTCCCATGGCAATGAAACAAAG GAAACTATTTAAGTTCTGCTACCATTGTGGTCGCTCTGCAGCGGTGACACTAACTGCCTGTACTCGTTGCCACAAGGTTCTTTACTGCTCAACGTACTGTAAACTAAAAGCATGGAATAAGGGACACAAGGAGGAGTGTGTCCGGGAGACTCTGGAATAG